One Thermodesulfobacteriota bacterium DNA window includes the following coding sequences:
- the atpG gene encoding ATP synthase F1 subunit gamma, with protein MATLRDIRRRIGSVKNTQTITRAMQMVAAAKLRRAQDSALKARPYAEKMGEVLSSLALRTRGEAHPLLERRESKRVRIIVITAERGLCGAFNNNVLSKAEGIIKENKERSLETSLVVIGIKGRDYFKRRKYNRHQEYTNVLGDLKYSLASNIGRDIVESYGDREVDEISLVYTKFRSTMRQEVVAETLLPIKPMEIEPGESVIDYIYEPDEERILKEILPRYIEVQIFKALLESVASEYAARMMAMEAATKNAGELINSLTLSYNKARQATITKEMMDIVGGSEALK; from the coding sequence ATGGCAACATTAAGAGATATAAGAAGAAGGATAGGCAGTGTTAAGAATACACAGACAATAACTCGGGCTATGCAGATGGTTGCTGCAGCCAAATTGAGACGGGCACAGGATAGCGCGTTAAAAGCCCGACCCTATGCAGAAAAGATGGGGGAGGTATTAAGCAGCTTGGCTCTGAGGACGCGAGGAGAAGCCCACCCACTCCTTGAAAGAAGGGAGTCAAAGAGGGTTAGAATTATAGTAATTACGGCAGAACGGGGGCTTTGCGGGGCATTTAACAATAATGTGCTCTCTAAGGCAGAAGGTATTATAAAAGAGAACAAAGAGAGGTCTTTAGAGACATCGCTGGTAGTGATTGGCATAAAGGGAAGGGATTACTTTAAAAGGAGAAAATATAATAGACATCAAGAGTACACAAATGTCCTCGGTGATTTAAAATACAGCCTTGCTTCTAATATTGGAAGGGACATTGTAGAATCCTACGGGGACAGAGAAGTCGACGAGATCAGTTTGGTCTATACAAAATTTCGCTCCACTATGAGACAAGAGGTAGTCGCAGAAACCCTTTTACCAATTAAGCCTATGGAAATAGAACCAGGGGAATCGGTTATAGATTATATCTATGAACCCGACGAAGAGAGGATACTGAAAGAGATACTTCCACGATACATTGAGGTTCAGATATTCAAGGCATTGTTGGAATCAGTGGCAAGTGAATACGCAGCAAGGATGATGGCTATGGAGGCGGCAACTAAAAATGCCGGCGAATTGATTAACAGCCTTACCTTATCCTACAATAAAGCAAGGCAGGCAACTATTACAAAAGAGATGATGGATATTGTAGGTGGATCGGAAGCATTAAAATAA